The following proteins come from a genomic window of Pirellula staleyi DSM 6068:
- a CDS encoding dihydroorotase: protein MSRLVIRGGRVIDPSQGLDRRANLLVENGKIAAYDVEPGPTDHVLDAEGLIVSPGLVDMHVELREPGFEEDETIMSGTAAAIAGGYTSIACMPDTDPPIDTPAAVEFIRQKASRAGNCNVYVVAAASKNCDGKELAEIGSLVEAGAIAFSDGSKSIQNADLMRRALEYCIMFKRPILHHPEVYELSRGGVMHEGTISMVLGLAGIAPAAEDVMTSRDLRLADATGGTLHLMNISSSGAIDLIRRAKQRQIPVTAEIAPLHFTLTDECLRSFDSSYKLSPPLRSVKHVEACIAGLKDGTIDVIASSHQPRASEKKMQELDLAPFGAVGLETTLALVITKLIEPGHLSWSDAIAKLSTNPARVLGIKKGTLAIGADADITIIDPSVSWTVEPKTFHSKSANTPLAGMQLQGRAKHVIVNGQVKF, encoded by the coding sequence GTGAGTCGATTGGTCATCCGAGGGGGCCGCGTTATTGATCCGAGCCAGGGGCTCGATCGTAGGGCAAATCTGCTCGTCGAGAACGGGAAGATTGCCGCTTACGATGTCGAGCCCGGGCCGACCGATCACGTGCTCGATGCCGAGGGGCTGATTGTCTCGCCAGGTCTGGTCGACATGCATGTCGAACTGCGCGAGCCAGGTTTCGAAGAAGACGAAACCATCATGAGCGGCACCGCCGCAGCCATTGCAGGGGGCTATACGTCGATCGCTTGTATGCCCGACACCGATCCGCCGATCGATACCCCGGCCGCTGTGGAGTTTATTCGGCAAAAGGCTTCTCGTGCGGGAAATTGCAATGTCTATGTCGTGGCTGCTGCGAGTAAAAATTGCGATGGCAAAGAGCTCGCCGAAATCGGTTCGCTGGTAGAAGCGGGGGCGATTGCCTTTTCCGACGGCAGCAAAAGTATTCAAAACGCCGACCTGATGCGCCGCGCGCTCGAATACTGCATCATGTTCAAGCGACCGATTTTGCATCATCCCGAAGTGTATGAACTGTCGCGCGGCGGCGTGATGCACGAAGGGACGATCTCGATGGTGCTGGGGCTCGCCGGGATTGCTCCCGCCGCAGAAGATGTGATGACCAGTCGCGATTTGCGGCTCGCCGATGCCACTGGAGGGACGCTGCATCTGATGAACATCAGTAGCAGTGGCGCGATCGATTTGATCCGCCGCGCGAAGCAGCGTCAGATTCCTGTCACCGCTGAAATCGCGCCGCTGCATTTCACACTCACCGACGAGTGCCTGCGCTCGTTTGATTCATCGTACAAACTGAGCCCGCCACTTCGCTCGGTGAAACATGTCGAGGCCTGCATCGCTGGGCTTAAGGATGGAACGATCGATGTGATCGCCTCGAGTCATCAGCCCCGTGCCAGCGAAAAGAAGATGCAAGAGCTCGACCTCGCGCCGTTTGGTGCCGTGGGTCTCGAGACCACGCTGGCGCTGGTCATCACCAAGCTGATTGAGCCGGGACACTTGTCCTGGAGCGATGCCATCGCGAAGCTCTCGACTAATCCCGCGCGAGTGCTCGGCATCAAAAAAGGGACGCTCGCCATCGGTGCCGATGCCGATATCACCATCATCGACCCCAGCGTTAGCTGGACGGTAGAGCCCAAGACATTCCACTCGAAGAGCGCCAATACACCTCTAGCTGGGATGCAGCTCCAGGGCCGGGCCAAGCATGTGATCGTCAACGGTCAGGTGAAGTTTTAG
- a CDS encoding aspartate carbamoyltransferase catalytic subunit, producing the protein MTDILHAFASLPPVWKRSHLLDLESLSAEELTCILDYAEHFRTATDGCRKKIQVLTGHTLANLFFENSTRTRNSFSLAARRLGADTVEFSSSGSSTAKGETVIDTAKNIEAMNVSAVVIRHRTPGTPQLLASNLDCSVINAGDGPHEHPTQGLLDILTIRQRRPNLQGLTVALVGDIAHSRTARSNIWGLKKLGAHVIVCGPSTLVSKRWEQFGVEVAYSLDEILPRCDVLNLLRIQFERQYTRPFPSVREYALLYAMNRERMEKAKDDILIMAPGPINRGVEITPDVADGPHSVILEQVTNGIAVRMAVLWLTIMAGQVATSGAK; encoded by the coding sequence ATGACAGACATCCTCCACGCGTTTGCGTCGCTCCCACCCGTTTGGAAGCGGTCGCATTTGCTCGATCTTGAGTCGCTGTCGGCCGAAGAACTCACCTGCATTCTTGACTACGCCGAGCATTTTCGAACTGCCACCGACGGCTGCCGAAAAAAGATTCAGGTCCTGACGGGCCACACGCTCGCCAACCTGTTCTTCGAAAACAGCACTCGCACACGGAACAGCTTCTCGCTGGCCGCGCGTCGCCTCGGGGCCGATACGGTGGAGTTTTCGTCGTCAGGCAGCAGTACGGCTAAAGGGGAGACGGTCATCGATACCGCCAAAAATATCGAGGCGATGAACGTCTCGGCGGTGGTGATTCGGCATCGAACTCCTGGCACGCCGCAGCTGTTGGCCAGCAACCTCGATTGCAGCGTGATCAACGCAGGCGACGGTCCCCACGAACATCCAACGCAAGGTTTGCTCGACATCCTGACGATTCGTCAGCGGCGCCCGAATTTGCAAGGGCTGACTGTGGCGCTTGTGGGAGACATTGCTCACAGCCGCACCGCGCGGTCGAACATCTGGGGCCTCAAGAAGCTGGGTGCGCACGTGATTGTGTGTGGCCCCTCGACGCTGGTCTCGAAGCGATGGGAGCAGTTTGGGGTCGAAGTGGCCTACAGCCTCGATGAAATTCTGCCTCGCTGCGACGTCCTCAATTTGCTCCGCATTCAGTTCGAGCGGCAATACACGCGCCCCTTTCCGAGCGTGCGCGAATATGCCCTGCTGTATGCGATGAATCGCGAACGGATGGAAAAGGCGAAAGACGACATCCTGATCATGGCCCCGGGGCCGATCAATCGTGGTGTCGAGATCACGCCCGATGTGGCCGATGGTCCTCACAGCGTGATTCTCGAGCAAGTGACCAACGGCATTGCCGTGCGGATGGCGGTGCTGTGGCTCACAATCATGGCGGGGCAAGTTGCCACCAGCGGTGCCAAGTAA
- a CDS encoding Dabb family protein encodes MRKLAMLVSTLVLGGAMLMTSMVTAEESAKLEAGDRIVFLGDSITQQGAGKEGYVTMVAEALAKDHADLKIEVIGAGISGHKVPNLEARLDKDVLDKNPTKVIIYIGINDVWHSQSGRGTSKEDFEAGLGRLITRIREKGATPLLCTASVIGEKTDGSNDLDTMLAEYCEISRKVAAANKVQLIDLNKAFWEHIKANNPENKDRGILTGDRVHLNKAGNAFVAKQMLAALGAATETKQTLRHVVLFKFKDDVTKEQVQEVVDAFAALPAKIPTITGFEWGTDVSIENKAAGFTHGFVVSFATAKDRDDYIPHPAHAEFVKLVGPRLDNVLVFDFFLGK; translated from the coding sequence ATGCGTAAGTTGGCAATGTTGGTGAGCACACTGGTGCTCGGCGGAGCGATGCTGATGACGAGCATGGTGACAGCAGAAGAGTCGGCCAAGCTGGAAGCGGGGGACCGAATTGTGTTCCTCGGCGACTCGATCACGCAGCAAGGAGCTGGCAAAGAGGGTTACGTGACGATGGTCGCCGAGGCCCTCGCGAAAGATCATGCCGATCTGAAGATCGAAGTGATTGGGGCGGGGATCAGTGGTCACAAAGTGCCGAACCTCGAAGCGCGTCTCGATAAGGACGTCCTCGACAAGAATCCGACGAAAGTGATCATCTACATCGGCATCAACGATGTATGGCACTCGCAAAGTGGCCGCGGCACGTCGAAGGAAGATTTCGAGGCGGGACTGGGCCGCTTGATCACCCGTATCCGCGAAAAGGGAGCGACTCCCCTTCTCTGCACCGCCAGCGTGATCGGTGAAAAGACCGACGGCTCGAACGACCTCGACACGATGCTGGCCGAATACTGCGAAATCTCGCGCAAAGTGGCTGCTGCTAACAAAGTGCAGCTGATCGACCTGAACAAGGCTTTTTGGGAACACATCAAGGCCAACAACCCCGAGAACAAGGATCGCGGCATTCTGACTGGCGATCGCGTGCACCTGAACAAAGCAGGCAATGCGTTTGTCGCCAAGCAGATGCTCGCAGCCCTGGGGGCCGCAACGGAAACCAAGCAGACCCTCCGCCATGTCGTGCTGTTTAAGTTCAAGGACGATGTGACGAAGGAGCAGGTGCAAGAGGTGGTGGATGCTTTCGCGGCTTTGCCTGCAAAGATCCCCACGATCACCGGTTTTGAATGGGGAACCGATGTGAGCATCGAAAACAAGGCCGCCGGTTTCACGCACGGCTTTGTGGTGTCGTTTGCCACCGCCAAAGATCGGGACGACTATATCCCGCACCCTGCTCACGCCGAGTTTGTGAAGTTGGTTGGCCCGCGACTCGACAACGTACTGGTGTTCGACTTCTTTCTCGGCAAATAG
- a CDS encoding P-II family nitrogen regulator, which translates to MKLIIAIIQPGKLEEVKAALTEVEVFRLTVMDCQGFGRQKGQTELYRGQEYKVNLLRKVQLQIAVNDDFVEPTINAIIRGGRSGETGQIGDGKIFVLPMDDCVRIRTGERGGEAI; encoded by the coding sequence ATGAAGCTCATCATTGCCATCATTCAGCCCGGCAAACTCGAGGAAGTCAAAGCCGCCCTCACCGAGGTGGAAGTCTTCCGGCTCACCGTGATGGATTGCCAGGGTTTCGGCCGCCAAAAGGGGCAGACCGAGCTCTATCGGGGCCAAGAATACAAAGTGAATCTCCTCCGCAAAGTGCAGCTGCAAATCGCCGTGAACGACGATTTTGTCGAGCCGACCATCAACGCCATCATTCGGGGTGGACGAAGCGGCGAGACTGGTCAGATTGGCGATGGAAAGATTTTCGTCCTGCCGATGGACGACTGTGTTCGCATTCGCACGGGCGAACGTGGTGGCGAAGCGATCTAG